The Rickettsiales bacterium genome has a segment encoding these proteins:
- the pth gene encoding aminoacyl-tRNA hydrolase — translation MLLVVGLGNKGQKYEHNRHNIGFLAIDEIVRKFDVSPWTKKFSGELCDARLPSPEARIFFLKPQTFMNLSGESVGAAAGFYKIPVEKIIVIYDDLDLQPGKIRVKQGGGNGGHNGLKSIDSFLPNPYIRLRIGIGRPEHKSQVSDYVLSDFTREERELQDKTLHAIADHFPLLMQDDQAGFMNKVALATKS, via the coding sequence ATGCTGCTCGTTGTCGGATTAGGCAATAAAGGGCAGAAATACGAGCACAACCGACACAATATCGGCTTCCTCGCGATTGATGAAATCGTGAGGAAGTTCGATGTTTCCCCCTGGACCAAGAAATTCTCCGGCGAATTATGCGACGCCCGCCTTCCCTCCCCGGAAGCACGCATATTCTTTCTCAAACCTCAGACCTTCATGAATCTTTCCGGCGAATCTGTCGGCGCGGCTGCGGGGTTCTATAAAATCCCTGTGGAAAAGATCATCGTCATTTATGACGATCTCGACCTCCAGCCCGGCAAAATACGCGTGAAGCAAGGCGGCGGCAATGGCGGGCATAATGGCCTCAAGAGTATCGACTCCTTCCTTCCTAATCCTTATATCCGCCTGCGCATCGGCATCGGCCGCCCGGAGCATAAATCCCAGGTCTCGGATTACGTCCTCAGTGATTTCACCCGCGAAGAACGTGAGCTACAGGATAAAACCTTGCACGCCATCGCCGACCATTTCCCGCTCCTGATGCAGGACGATCAGGCCGGATTCATGAATAAAGTCGCCCTTGCTACCAAGAGTTAA
- a CDS encoding 50S ribosomal protein L25/general stress protein Ctc, producing MKINATLEAKTRDNAGKGAARALRRESQVPAIIYGNSQEPVKISLPLKELTMEYRKGAFFSKIVDLKLDGKVIHTLPRDVQSHPVTDVIEHADFQRVDKDSIIHVMVPVKVLNQEKSKGIKRGGVLNIVRHEIELLCKPDFIPPFIEVDILEVDIAHSVHINDVKLPEHVTPAIRGRNFTVVTIAGRSGKDEEERPAAAAAAPAAGAAPAAGAAPAAGAAAAKKK from the coding sequence ATGAAAATCAATGCTACACTCGAAGCCAAGACTCGCGACAACGCAGGTAAAGGTGCTGCCCGCGCCCTGCGCCGTGAATCCCAGGTTCCCGCCATTATTTACGGCAACTCGCAGGAGCCGGTGAAGATCTCGCTACCCCTGAAGGAACTGACCATGGAATACCGCAAAGGTGCATTCTTCAGCAAAATCGTTGACCTTAAGCTTGACGGCAAGGTCATTCACACCCTGCCGCGCGATGTCCAGTCCCATCCGGTGACGGATGTTATCGAACACGCTGACTTCCAGCGCGTTGACAAAGACAGCATTATCCATGTCATGGTGCCGGTAAAGGTCCTGAACCAGGAAAAATCCAAAGGTATCAAGCGCGGCGGCGTACTCAACATCGTTCGCCACGAAATCGAACTGCTGTGCAAGCCGGACTTCATTCCGCCGTTCATCGAAGTGGATATTCTGGAAGTGGACATCGCTCACTCAGTGCATATCAATGATGTGAAGCTGCCTGAACACGTCACCCCGGCGATCAGGGGCCGTAATTTTACGGTTGTCACCATCGCAGGCCGCAGCGGTAAGGATGAAGAAGAACGTCCTGCAGCTGCTGCCGCAGCTCCCGCTGCCGGTGCTGCTCCTGCCGCAGGTGCCGCTCCTGCTGCCGGTGCTGCCGCTGCGAAAAAGAAGTAA
- a CDS encoding ribose-phosphate pyrophosphokinase: MKILSCNSNIPLAEAMAAYLGNPLTKATVRRFSDMEVFVEIHENVRGEDMFVVQSTSYPANDNIMELLVTLDALRRASARRITAVIPYFGYARQDRKPGPRTPISAKLVANIITSAGADRVLTVDLHAGQIQGFFDIPLDHLYASPVVVADIKKHYKDKNVVIVSPDVGGVVRARALAKRIDAELAIVDKRRERAGVSEVMNIIGDVGDRHCILYDDIVDSAGTLCNAAEALMKKGAASVAAYVTHGVLSGKAVERVAASALTSLVVTDSIATTEAVKATPNIRVLSIAPLLAEAVRRISEETSVSSLFD, translated from the coding sequence ATGAAGATTCTTTCCTGCAATAGCAATATTCCGCTTGCGGAAGCTATGGCCGCTTATCTGGGCAACCCGCTTACCAAAGCCACTGTGCGCCGTTTCTCCGACATGGAAGTATTCGTGGAAATCCACGAAAATGTCCGCGGTGAAGATATGTTCGTGGTACAGTCTACCTCCTACCCGGCCAACGACAATATCATGGAACTGCTCGTCACGCTCGACGCGCTGCGCCGTGCATCCGCGCGCCGTATCACGGCGGTCATTCCGTATTTCGGTTATGCCAGGCAGGACCGTAAACCCGGTCCCCGCACTCCGATCTCGGCCAAGTTGGTGGCCAATATCATCACCTCTGCCGGTGCCGACCGCGTTCTGACGGTTGACCTGCATGCAGGGCAGATCCAGGGCTTTTTTGATATCCCGCTCGATCATCTTTATGCATCGCCCGTGGTTGTGGCCGATATCAAAAAACATTATAAAGATAAAAACGTCGTGATCGTATCGCCGGACGTCGGCGGCGTGGTACGCGCACGTGCACTTGCCAAGCGCATTGACGCAGAACTCGCTATTGTCGACAAGCGCCGTGAACGCGCAGGCGTTTCCGAAGTCATGAACATCATCGGCGATGTCGGCGACCGCCACTGCATTCTGTATGACGATATCGTTGATTCCGCAGGCACATTGTGCAATGCCGCGGAAGCGCTGATGAAAAAAGGCGCTGCCTCAGTGGCAGCTTACGTCACGCATGGTGTGCTTTCCGGTAAGGCAGTGGAACGCGTCGCCGCTTCGGCGCTTACTTCACTCGTCGTTACCGACAGCATCGCCACCACGGAAGCCGTAAAGGCCACCCCGAACATACGCGTTCTTTCCATCGCTCCGCTGCTGGCCGAAGCCGTCCGCCGCATCAGCGAGGAAACATCCGTATCCAGTCTTTTCGATTAA
- a CDS encoding multidrug effflux MFS transporter: MKQGNFLILSLLGALCVITPFAIDLYLPAFTQIAADLGTSSATVSLSLSSYFIGLAFGQFFYGPLLDRYGRKKPIYAGLALFCAASAGCMLTHDVHMLIGLRLLQGLGGCAAQVGAIAMVHDFFPVDQSARIFSRLFLYIGASPLLAPTIGSMLTAYLGWRWVFIFMLVMASAVLTCIALFLPEGHKPDKSISLKPLHIAAAFLMIFRNRSFHRYAFVSAFSFAGLFSYVAGAPIIFMEQFGVSQKMFGVLFAVLAGGFIGASQINVMLLKRFSSKIILAYALWAQVACSALLFAGTWSGAFGLVQTVVLLFGLLASVGVANPNASALALAPFTKNAGSASALMGVIQLGTGALISTSIAIVGAKTSLPIIAILFVTALAGVVLHGVLREEAESGALEVA, encoded by the coding sequence ATGAAACAAGGGAATTTTTTGATTCTCTCGCTGCTAGGCGCGCTGTGTGTTATTACCCCATTTGCGATTGACCTGTACCTGCCTGCTTTTACGCAGATTGCAGCAGATCTCGGCACCAGCAGTGCGACCGTCTCACTCTCGCTTTCCAGCTACTTTATTGGCCTGGCGTTTGGGCAGTTTTTTTACGGACCGCTGCTTGACCGTTACGGCCGTAAGAAACCTATTTATGCCGGTCTCGCATTATTTTGTGCTGCCTCGGCAGGCTGCATGCTGACGCATGATGTCCATATGCTGATCGGATTACGCCTGCTGCAGGGGCTTGGCGGGTGCGCTGCGCAGGTCGGCGCAATAGCGATGGTGCATGACTTTTTCCCTGTGGACCAGAGCGCGCGGATATTCTCACGCCTGTTTCTGTACATAGGAGCTTCGCCATTGCTGGCACCGACGATCGGCAGCATGCTGACTGCTTATCTTGGTTGGCGCTGGGTATTCATTTTTATGCTGGTAATGGCGAGTGCCGTGTTGACCTGTATTGCGCTGTTTTTACCCGAAGGGCATAAGCCCGACAAAAGTATTTCGCTAAAACCTCTGCACATTGCAGCGGCCTTTCTGATGATTTTCAGGAACAGGAGCTTTCACCGTTATGCATTCGTAAGCGCATTTTCTTTTGCAGGCCTGTTTTCTTATGTCGCCGGTGCGCCGATTATTTTCATGGAGCAGTTTGGCGTCAGCCAGAAAATGTTCGGGGTGTTGTTTGCAGTGCTTGCAGGGGGATTCATCGGCGCAAGCCAGATTAATGTGATGCTGTTGAAACGCTTCAGCAGTAAAATTATTCTGGCCTATGCATTATGGGCCCAGGTAGCCTGCAGTGCATTGCTGTTTGCTGGAACCTGGAGCGGCGCGTTTGGCCTGGTGCAAACTGTAGTTCTGTTATTCGGGCTGCTGGCGAGTGTCGGCGTTGCTAACCCTAACGCAAGCGCATTGGCACTGGCGCCGTTTACCAAAAATGCGGGCAGTGCTTCCGCTCTGATGGGAGTCATACAGCTTGGAACGGGGGCGCTGATTTCCACTTCGATAGCGATTGTCGGTGCGAAGACCAGCCTGCCGATTATTGCCATTTTATTTGTTACGGCATTGGCGGGGGTGGTGCTCCATGGAGTGCTACGCGAAGAGGCCGAAAGCGGTGCTTTAGAAGTCGCCTGA
- a CDS encoding ATP-binding protein: MVDAEKKSSKRIRNISTFSILIMLIFAWIVIDQVLESAKTAREDAVNNDLRVLTIMSQQIELAFIGIDNALRRAVDNRYYNERFGGSSPEFTLQNLQDLVEGSPRLAAIIMVDEHGQPLMAASRPNSVTLMDYQHFSFADNSQFQMLRDNGDKDYFIGNLPSGAKDDSSLIVMARKIKHMDGGFGGAFIAVIDPAFFIKYFSTIEQGSRSYMSLQVIQSGALLVENQATESYYNELNALARQEFGKVTDPSRITIRTFRTKGAIEVYGFVKLKFLPLLLTISLDEQDYLKNWHENSFKDFVLLGIFMVFGSLLSFFAITMARQIVQVEKSEAAAVLASQAKSEFLANMSHELRTPLNAIIGFSEMMNSGYFGQLNPKQKERIHDINLCGSHLLNLITDILEFSKGDAGKLELLEERVVMKELVNETMRMMNKKIKEKQMNMIVEVDDMLPDIMGDKRKIRQILLNLASNAIKFTPENGTVKIAVNQDANKNISMTVSDTGIGIAEKDIPVALSVFGQVHRNQSHEGTGLGLPLCKMFAELHGGRLALGSVLGEGTTVRITFPASRNIYV; encoded by the coding sequence ATGGTGGATGCAGAGAAGAAATCATCAAAGCGCATACGTAATATCAGTACGTTCAGCATATTAATCATGCTGATATTCGCCTGGATCGTCATAGACCAGGTGCTGGAATCCGCCAAGACTGCCCGTGAAGATGCCGTTAATAACGATCTGCGCGTGCTGACGATCATGTCGCAGCAGATCGAACTGGCCTTTATCGGCATTGATAATGCGCTACGCCGCGCGGTGGACAACCGTTACTACAATGAACGTTTCGGCGGAAGTTCACCCGAATTCACCTTGCAGAACCTGCAGGATCTCGTGGAAGGATCACCGCGCCTTGCAGCCATTATCATGGTGGATGAGCACGGCCAGCCGCTCATGGCCGCAAGCAGGCCTAATTCCGTCACGCTGATGGATTACCAACATTTTTCATTCGCGGACAATTCCCAGTTCCAGATGCTGCGCGACAATGGGGACAAGGATTATTTCATCGGCAACCTGCCTTCAGGCGCCAAGGATGATAGCAGCCTCATCGTCATGGCGCGCAAGATCAAACACATGGATGGCGGCTTCGGCGGCGCGTTTATCGCCGTCATTGATCCGGCATTTTTCATCAAATATTTTTCTACCATCGAACAGGGAAGCCGCAGCTATATGTCGCTGCAGGTCATCCAGTCCGGCGCGCTGTTAGTGGAAAATCAGGCTACGGAAAGTTATTATAATGAGCTTAATGCCCTGGCCCGTCAGGAATTTGGCAAAGTTACTGATCCCTCCCGCATCACAATCCGCACCTTCCGCACCAAAGGCGCCATTGAAGTATATGGCTTCGTTAAGCTTAAATTCCTGCCGCTGCTGCTGACCATTTCGCTCGATGAGCAGGACTATCTCAAGAACTGGCATGAGAATAGTTTCAAAGATTTCGTGCTACTGGGCATCTTCATGGTATTCGGATCGCTACTCTCCTTCTTCGCTATCACCATGGCGCGCCAGATTGTGCAGGTGGAAAAATCGGAAGCGGCAGCCGTTCTTGCCAGCCAGGCCAAATCGGAATTCCTGGCCAATATGAGCCATGAACTCAGAACGCCGCTCAATGCGATTATCGGCTTTTCCGAAATGATGAATTCCGGCTATTTCGGCCAGCTTAATCCCAAGCAGAAGGAACGCATCCACGATATCAATCTGTGCGGCAGCCACCTGCTGAACCTGATTACCGATATTCTTGAATTTTCTAAAGGCGACGCAGGCAAACTGGAGCTTTTGGAAGAGCGCGTGGTGATGAAGGAACTCGTCAATGAGACCATGCGCATGATGAACAAGAAGATCAAGGAAAAGCAGATGAACATGATCGTCGAAGTCGATGATATGCTGCCAGATATTATGGGCGATAAGCGTAAGATCCGTCAGATCCTGCTAAACCTTGCTTCTAACGCGATCAAGTTCACACCGGAAAACGGCACGGTCAAGATTGCGGTAAATCAGGACGCCAATAAGAATATCTCCATGACGGTATCGGACACGGGTATCGGCATTGCGGAAAAAGACATTCCGGTCGCTCTTTCCGTCTTTGGACAGGTGCACCGCAACCAGAGCCACGAAGGCACGGGCCTTGGCCTGCCGCTTTGCAAGATGTTCGCGGAACTGCATGGCGGAAGGCTCGCACTCGGCAGTGTGCTGGGTGAAGGCACGACGGTGCGGATCACCTTCCCCGCCTCCCGCAATATCTACGTTTAA